In Periplaneta americana isolate PAMFEO1 chromosome 4, P.americana_PAMFEO1_priV1, whole genome shotgun sequence, one DNA window encodes the following:
- the LOC138698399 gene encoding uncharacterized protein, protein MPQTIPAPMSTPASKITASTAYAGMNKDACQQGNSMIGEQLRGYQQPSLLFNVVPTAEDTDMNTSKMEQFPSASATPPSKLGPGVAKRKLFSSPHFSSSPRSNKLKMAALKAKVKRLEKKLQCL, encoded by the exons ATGCCTCAAACAATTCCTGCTCCTATGAGTACTCCAGCTTCAAAGATTACTGCTTCGACGGCATATGCCGGGATGAATAAAGATGCATGCCAACAAG ggaacagtatgattggtgaacagctgaggggctatcagcaaccatcgctcctattcaatgtggttcccacagctgaag atactgacatgaatacatccaagatggaacagtttccttcagcttcagctacacctccttccaaacttg gtcctggtgttgcaaaacgaaaacttttctcgagtcctcacttctcatcttcacccaggagcaacaaactaaaaatggcagctctgaaagcaaaggtgaagagactggagaaaaaattgcagtgtctttaa